Genomic DNA from Jejubacter calystegiae:
CTGCCCGTATCCTGATTAACACTCCGGCCTCTCAGGGCGGTATCGGCGACCTGTACAACTTTAAGCTCGCGCCTTCTCTTACCCTGGGCTGCGGCTCATGGGGCGGTAACTCTATCTCCGAGAACGTTGGTCCTAAGCACCTGATCAACAAGAAAACCGTTGCTAAGCGAGCTGAAAACATGTTGTGGCATAAACTTCCGAAATCAATCTACTTCCGCCGCGGTTCACTGCCGGTAGCGCTGGATGAAGTGGTTACCGATGGCCACAAACGCGCCTTTATCGTGACCGATCGCTTCCTGTTCAACAACGGCTACGCCGACCAGATTACTTCCGTTCTGAAGGCTGCCGGTGTGGAAACCGAGGTCTTCTTCGAAGTTGAAGCGGATCCGACGCTGAGCATCGTGCGCAAAGGCGCAGAGCAGATGAACTCCTTCAAGCCTGACGTGATTATCGCGCTGGGCGGCGGTTCCCCGATGGATGCCGCGAAGATCATGTGGGTCATGTACGAACATCCGGAAACCCATTTCGAAGAGCTGGCGCTGCGCTTTATGGACATCCGTAAGCGTATCCACAAGTTCCCGAAAATGGGCGTGAAAGCGAAGATGATTGCCGTGACCACCACTTCTGGTACTGGTTCTGAAGTGACGCCGTTCGCGGTCGTGACCGATGATGAAACCGGCCAGAAATATCCGCTGGCAGACTACGCGCTGACCCCGGATATGGCGATTGTCGACGCCAACCTGGTAATGGATATGCCGAAATCCCTGTGCGCCTTCGGCGGTCTGGATGCGGTAACCCACGCGCTGGAAGCCTACGTATCAGTACTGGCATCTGAATTCTCTGACGGTCAGGCCCTGCAGGCGCTGAAGCTGCTCAAAGAGTACCTGCCGGCCTCTTACCACGAAGGCGCCCATAACCCGGTAGCCCGCGAACGCGTGCACAGCGCGGCCACCATCGCCGGTATCGCGTTTGCTAACGCCTTCCTGGGCGTGTGCCACTCTATGGCGCACAAACTGGGCTCTCAGTTCCACATTCCGCACGGTCTGGCCAACGCCCTGCTGATCTGTAACGTCATCCGCTACAACGCGAACGACAACCCGACCAAGCAGACCGCATTCAGCCAGTACGACCGTCCGCAGGCACGCCGTCGTTACGCTGAGATTGCCGATCATCTCGGCCTGAGTGCCGCAGGCGACCGTACCGCGCAGAAGATTGAGAAACTGCTGGCATGGCTGGAAAGCCTGAAGGCTGAGCTGGGGATTCCGAAATCTATCCGCGAAGCTGGAGTTCAGGAAGCCGACTTCCTGGCGAACCTGGACAAGCTGTCTGAAGACGCTTTCGACGACCAGTGCACCGGCGCTAACCCGCGCTACCCGCTGATCGCCGAGCTGAAACAGATTATGCTGGATACCTACTACGGTCGCGATTTCGTAGAAGGCGAAACCACTGAAGCACCGGCAGCAGCGGCAAAACCGAAAGCTGCACCGGCGGCTAAAGCGCGCAAGAGCAAGAAAAGCGCCTAATCGCTAAGCAATAAAAAAACCCGCCGTTTCCCGGCGGGTTTTTTATTGCCTGCTTCACAAGGCATCAACAGCCCTGTATCGCCTGCAAAGAGCCTTTCGCCAGCGCTTCCTTATAGTGTTTGCGACACACCGATACGTAGCGCTCATTGCCCCCTATTTCCACCTGAGCCCCTTCCTGATAAGGACGTCCGTTTTGGTCCAGCCGCAGCACCATACTCGCCTTACGGCCGCAGAAGCAGACGGTCTTTAATTCCACCAGCTTATCCGACCAGGCTAGCAGATATTGACTGCCACTAAACAGTTCGCCGCGAAAATCGGTACGCAGCCCGTAGCAGAGCACAGGAATATCCAGGTCATCGACCACCGCAGCCAGTTCAGAGACCTGCTCACGAGTCAGAAACTGGCTTTCATCCACCAGCACGCAGTGGATGGTCTGACGCTGATGCTCTTCGCGAATCTCTGCCAGTAAGGAAGTTTCAGGATTATATAGCCGGGCGGGAGAAGAGAGGCCGATACGGGAACTCACCTTACCGGAACCAAAACGGTCGTCAATTTCTGCGGTATAAACAACCGTCCGCATACCACGCTCCTGGTAGTTCCATGAGGATTGTAACAGTGCGGTAGATTTACCGGCATTCATTGCAGAATAGTAGAAATAGAGCTGCGCCATCGAAGTCAAAACCCCGGTCTGGATGTCAAAAAGTATAGAGCCATGATTGTACCATATCCCCGAGTCTCCCCGGCTCCATTCCCCTCTGACTTCAGGGTGATTAACATATTATATATGACTTAGAACTATTCGCATCTGTGATTGTTCGCATGGTCATTATCAGGTTATCGTTTGTTAACTTACGGACTATAAAGCATTTTTATCGTCACTCCGCTCGCTTTCATTCATAATCAAAAACTGTGATCGCCCTCCTGTTATCCCGCTATATCGAAGAATAAGCGACCAGTGAAATGAAAAAAATTATCTATTGATGCTTTTATCTGACGCACTCCCCCCATGCTTTCTGCCGAAATTTTGACTGTCATGGCGTTTTTCTGTGATACAGAACAGGGTCAATTAAAGTAAATAGAATAATAAAAGATGTGTCGGCCAATGCGATATTTTGCGTTCCTTACATTTACCCTATTGCAGAACCAGAATGAAGGCTCTATTATTACCTCAACAAACCACTCCCCCAATATAAGTTTGAGATTACTAAAATGAGCGAAGCACTTAAAATTCTGAACAACATCCGTACTCTTCGTGCTCAGGCCAGAGAATGCACACTGGAAACGCTCGAAGAAATGCTGGAGAAACTGGAAGTCGTGGTAAATGAGCGCCGCGAAGAAGAAAACGCTGCAGCAGCTGAAATTGAAGAGCGTAACAAGAAACTGCAGCAATATCGCGAAATGCTGATTGCTGACGGTATTGATCCTAACGATCTGCTGAGCGCTATGAGCAGCAGCAAAGCGGGTACCAAAGCCAAGCGCGCTGCTCGTCCGGCAAAATATGAATACACCGACGAAAACGGTGAAGCTAAAACCTGGACCGGCCAGGGCCGTACCCCGGCGGTAATCAAGAAAGCCATTGATGAGCAGGGCAAGAGCCTGGAAGACTTCCTCATCAAAGAGTGATTGGTATTGCTATGAAAAATCCCGCTATGGCGGGATTTTTTATTGCCTCTCTCCCCGACCTGGACTCAGTGCCGTGATTAATTACAGCTAAATAACAAAGCCGCAATAGCCCTGTGGCAATAAATTCATCTTTCTCCTGCTCCCACGCGCCTGTCATGATGCGAATAGAGAATCGCCTTAGACGATATCGTCAGGGATTTTCTGATTTTTCCTTCCCCTCCTCCACGACTTATAACACCCTGTATCTTAATTTTCGTTATCAGATAAAGTCCCGGATTTATACCCACAACGCATCATCTGCCAGGCAGCCATAGCAAATAACCCGTATACCGTTCCGGTTAATGAAAAGAGATCTCAATGAAATGAAATCTGCGACACACGGCAAATACCGATAAAAAACAGGCAGCCGCCGAAGCGACTGCCTGTTTCATAATGAGGATGAAGTATCAAGAGGCCTGTTTCAAAGAGGCTCCGCGGCCAATCGCATAATAGGTAAAACCGCGACGGCTGAGACGATCCGGATCGAACAGATTTCGTCCATCAAATATAACCGGCTGGTTCAGCGTCTGCTGAATAAACTCCAGATCCGGTGCACGGAAGCTCTGCCATTCGGTACAGATAATTAATGCATCAGCCTTATGCAATGCGGCCTCTTTGGTACCCATCAGACGCAAATCATCGCGATGCCCATAGATACGCTGAGTCTCATCCATCGCCTCGGGATCGTATGCCTGTACCGTTGCACCACGTTTCCAGAGTTCTTCCATCAGTACGCGGCTGGAGGCCTCACGCATATCGTCAGTGTTAGGTTTAAAAGAAAGTCCCCACAGCGCGAAGGTTTTCCCTTTCAGATCTTCACCGAAGTGACGCGCGATATACTGCGGCAGCTTCTGTTTCTGATCGTCGTTAATATCTTCAACCGCACGCAACAGTCTGGGTTCATAGCCAATCTGCTGCGCGGTGCGGATTAATGCCTGCACATCTTTCGGGAAACAGGAACCACCGTAGCCACAGCCGGCATAGATAAAGTGGTAACCAATGCGAGAATCCGAACCGATTCCCTGACGTACCTTTTCGATATCCGCGCCCAGATGCTCCGCCAGGTTGGCGATCTCGTTCATAAAGCTGATTTTGGTCGCCAACATGCAGTTGGCGGCATATTTGGTCAGCTCGGCGCTACGGATATCCATCAGGATCATACGGTCATGGTTGCGGTTGAAAGGCTCATACAGCTCACGCAGCAGGTCGACAACCTCTTCATTGTCGGTGCCCACCACAATGCGCTCAGGGCGCTTACAATCCGCCACCGCGGCCCCTTCTTTCAGAAACTCAGGGTTAGAGACAACATCGAAGGGAATCTCAACGCCGCGGCTCTTCAGGGTTTCGTCCATAGCCGCACGTACTTTCTCCGCCGTACCGACCGGTACGGTTGATTTATCCAGCACCACCTTATGAGAGGTCATATGCTGGGCAATAGTGCGGGCAACGGCGAGAACGTATTTCAGATCCGCAGAGCCGTCTTCATCCGGCGGTGTTCCCACGGCGATAAACTGCATCGTGCC
This window encodes:
- the adhE gene encoding bifunctional acetaldehyde-CoA/alcohol dehydrogenase, which encodes MAVTNVAELNALVERVKKAQREYANFTQEQVDKIFRAAALAAADARIPLAKMAVSESGMGIVEDKVIKNHFASEYIYNAYKDEKTCGILDEDDTFGTITIAEPTGIICGIVPTTNPTSTAIFKALISLKTRNAIIFSPHPRAKNATNKAADIVLQAAIAAGAPKDIIGWIDEPSVELSNQLMHHPDINLILATGGPGMVKAAYSSGKPAIGVGAGNTPVVIDETADIKRAVASILMSKTFDNGVICASEQSVVVVDSVYDAVRERFASHGGYLLQGKELKAVQDIILKNGALNAAIVGQPATKIAEMAGIEVPVGTKILIGEVTDVDESEPFAHEKLSPTLAMYRATDFEDAVVKAEKLVAMGGIGHTSCLYTDQDNQQARVNFFGDKMKTARILINTPASQGGIGDLYNFKLAPSLTLGCGSWGGNSISENVGPKHLINKKTVAKRAENMLWHKLPKSIYFRRGSLPVALDEVVTDGHKRAFIVTDRFLFNNGYADQITSVLKAAGVETEVFFEVEADPTLSIVRKGAEQMNSFKPDVIIALGGGSPMDAAKIMWVMYEHPETHFEELALRFMDIRKRIHKFPKMGVKAKMIAVTTTSGTGSEVTPFAVVTDDETGQKYPLADYALTPDMAIVDANLVMDMPKSLCAFGGLDAVTHALEAYVSVLASEFSDGQALQALKLLKEYLPASYHEGAHNPVARERVHSAATIAGIAFANAFLGVCHSMAHKLGSQFHIPHGLANALLICNVIRYNANDNPTKQTAFSQYDRPQARRRYAEIADHLGLSAAGDRTAQKIEKLLAWLESLKAELGIPKSIREAGVQEADFLANLDKLSEDAFDDQCTGANPRYPLIAELKQIMLDTYYGRDFVEGETTEAPAAAAKPKAAPAAKARKSKKSA
- a CDS encoding UDP-glucose dehydrogenase family protein; this translates as MKVTVFGIGYVGLVQAAVLAEVGHDVMCIDVDETKVENLKKGNIPIYEPGLTPLVTKNYEEGRLNFSTDARLGVEHGTMQFIAVGTPPDEDGSADLKYVLAVARTIAQHMTSHKVVLDKSTVPVGTAEKVRAAMDETLKSRGVEIPFDVVSNPEFLKEGAAVADCKRPERIVVGTDNEEVVDLLRELYEPFNRNHDRMILMDIRSAELTKYAANCMLATKISFMNEIANLAEHLGADIEKVRQGIGSDSRIGYHFIYAGCGYGGSCFPKDVQALIRTAQQIGYEPRLLRAVEDINDDQKQKLPQYIARHFGEDLKGKTFALWGLSFKPNTDDMREASSRVLMEELWKRGATVQAYDPEAMDETQRIYGHRDDLRLMGTKEAALHKADALIICTEWQSFRAPDLEFIQQTLNQPVIFDGRNLFDPDRLSRRGFTYYAIGRGASLKQAS
- the tdk gene encoding thymidine kinase, encoding MAQLYFYYSAMNAGKSTALLQSSWNYQERGMRTVVYTAEIDDRFGSGKVSSRIGLSSPARLYNPETSLLAEIREEHQRQTIHCVLVDESQFLTREQVSELAAVVDDLDIPVLCYGLRTDFRGELFSGSQYLLAWSDKLVELKTVCFCGRKASMVLRLDQNGRPYQEGAQVEIGGNERYVSVCRKHYKEALAKGSLQAIQGC
- the hns gene encoding histone-like nucleoid-structuring protein H-NS, encoding MSEALKILNNIRTLRAQARECTLETLEEMLEKLEVVVNERREEENAAAAEIEERNKKLQQYREMLIADGIDPNDLLSAMSSSKAGTKAKRAARPAKYEYTDENGEAKTWTGQGRTPAVIKKAIDEQGKSLEDFLIKE